Below is a window of Salvelinus alpinus chromosome 5, SLU_Salpinus.1, whole genome shotgun sequence DNA.
CTCCAACGTCTGTTCTAAATACACACAAAAGACCACTTGGAAACAAATCTAGTTGGCACGAAAGAGAAATTCATGTAGTCTCAGACATGCATTCTCCTCATTTTCTGCTTACTGAACATTCTAATAACTCCCATAAAACTCATCACTCCATGAAGAGCGACACTTTCTGCTACAATGCAGACTACGGAATAGCACCAAACATTTGCTGCAGCATGACATCAGTTTGCACTACAAACTCAGACAAAAACATTTGACAAACGTATACATTTGAGTGAACTTTATTTACAAAGACAATTAGGGATTCCCATTCTTCGAAACAGAGTTCTGCTGGATAAAGATGTTCAGGTGCAGACCTGTAAAATACAGATTGATAAGGCTTACAGAATTCTGATGACAGAAATCTAATTTCTGAGTAAACACCTGGGGtatattcattctgccgattctgttgcaaaacgtttcttaatcAGAAGGGTGAGGGGCCTACCTGAAATTGTCAgtttggttcttaaacggtaaatgtttttttgttatgAATACACCCCAGAGATAAATGTCAGTGACAATTGGAATTCAGGCCAACTTCTACCAGATATGTATCAGGGTCAGTAATAAAGTGTCACATTACTATGCTTATGTGCCAGCTTATCTTAAAAGCATCATTTTTGaattgtcatttagcagacattggTCCTGTAAATTGCTCAGGATAAGTTAGGGTTAAGTTAAGTGCTCAAGGGCAAATCAAGAGATGTCACCTAGTCTGCACAGGAATTCAAACAAattacctttcagttactggcccaattctCTTaaaacgctaggctacctgcagaaCTGAAATATAAACTTGCATGACATTTGAAACTGTTTCCCACAGACACTGGGGTAATTTACTTTAGGTCTGCCGTAGAACAACAAGAGAACAATCGTGATAGATGTCACTGTTCCAATAGGGATGCAAGTAAATGCCAAACAGTGCTGACATTCAGATTAAAAATAGATCAGCGGCAATTACCTTGGAGGTTACGTGGCATTCATTGTCACTTCACTTCTTCAGGAGTTGGTGTCTGACGACGATGAAGGGAAAGGCGAAGCCACTGCCGAAGAACACCACCATCATGCCCAACAGACGCCACTTAttctgcactgagaatggcaggTTCTGTTtaacacaaacaaaacaaaagtgTGTTGAGAGATGAGGACTTAATGTGTTTATCGCAGGTAAATGTGACTGAATACATGGACATGGTTACGTCCAAGTTGGACTGCAAACAGCTTGAGGGCAGTCAGTGTCAACCAATACAACTGTGGCAAACTCAATGCAAAACTGAAAGTAGCTGGCTAACTGCAGAAATAACATTTCTGTTACATGGTCTGCTCAAAGTATAATGTAGCAAACTAGCTAGCCCTGGTAATTATGTTTGGAAGCTGGCCCTGTCAAGGTTTTACACTATATAGCAAGCTAAGTCAAATATCTAACATTAGCCTGTCTAATCACTCAACACTGCCAAATTCTGAAAATTCATAGTTAGCTAACTATCTACTTAAATGACAATAACTTGCTCAACAACTGCAAGTGTCAATTCCATATGGCTCACAAGTTAGTTAACTGGCTGATAAAATAACAAGCAAGTGAATTAGCTAGCTAGAAGGACAAATATGCATGTCAAACGACAACCcaccaaaaaaaaaaacttcAGAAAAGGCATTCCGTGACCCAGGAAACAAAACTGCAGTTTCATTACTATACTTAGATAATTGTATGAATAATGGTTCaattaataatattttttttaaaagtaCCATTTCGAAACCATTTCTCCTAGCAACATTATAAGGTTACCATGTTACACCTTGGTTACAAGTGTGACACGTTCCGCTGTATTTGCTTGCAGAAAGTAATGAATGTACTGGACAAGAGAAATCACGAAATAATATGTTGAAAGGTGCTCAATGGATTTTCCTCGACGCTTTATGTAGCTGTTGGGACCTTGAACGTTTAGAACGCGGTGTTAGCTAGCAACGTTATACTGTCTAAATCTTGGGCCATAATTGCTTTTGCATAACCTTGTAGGCCAAGCAGCTGCCAAAACGTCCTATAACATTAACTGAGGAAAC
It encodes the following:
- the LOC139577167 gene encoding cytochrome c oxidase subunit 7C, mitochondrial-like, whose protein sequence is MLGQAVRRFTTSAVRSSHYSEGPGQNLPFSVQNKWRLLGMMVVFFGSGFAFPFIVVRHQLLKK